From the genome of Colletotrichum destructivum chromosome 10, complete sequence, one region includes:
- a CDS encoding Putative sulfate adenylyltransferase, adenylyl-sulfate kinase, PUA-like superfamily, with protein MANSPHGGVLKDLFARDAPRHSELLAEADKLPSLVLTERHLCDLELILNGGFSPLEGFMTEKDYNGVVKNNRLADGNLFSMPITLDVSQKSIDELSIKPGARITLRDLRDDRNLAILTVEDVYKPDRTVEAIEVFGSDDDTHPGVKHLFNNTNDFYVGGKLEAIQRLAHYDFLDLRYTPAELRLHFEKLGWNKVVAFQTRNPMHRAHRELTVRAARSQQANVLIHPVVGLTKPGDIDHFTRVRVYKALLPRYPNGMAALALLPLAMRMGGPREAIWHAIIRKNHGATHFIVGRDHAGPGKNKNGKDHYGPYDAQVAVQKYSDELGITMVEFQEMIYIPDRDEYQPANEIAPGTHTANISGTELRNRLKTGKEIPAWFSYPEVVKVLREQNPLPAQKGFTIFLTGYQNSGKDQIAKALQVTLNQGGGRSVSLLLGETVRHELSSELGFSREDRDKNVARIAFVASELTRAGAAVIAAPIAPYDDARKQARELVEKSGPFFLVHVATPLEYAEKTDKRGIYQKARAGEIKGFTGVDDPYEAPAKADLVVNVEKQTVRSIVHQIVLLLESQGLLDRL; from the exons ATGGCCAACTCTCcccacggcggcgtcctcaAGGACCTCTTCGCGCGCGATGCGCCGCGCCATTCCGAGCTCCTCGCTgaggccgacaagctccCTTCTCTCGTCCTGACCGAGCGCCACCTTTGCGATCTCGAGCTGATCCTCAACGGCGGTTTCTCTCCCCTTGAAG GCTTCATGACCGAGAAGGACTACAATGG CGTTGTCAAGAACAACCGCCTCGCTGATGGCAACCTCTTCTCCATGCCCATCACTCTTGATGTGTCCCAGAAGAGCATTGACGAGCTCTCCATCAAGCCCGGTGCCCGTATCACCCTGCGCGATCTGAGAGACGACCGCAACTTGGCCATCCTTACTGTCGAGGATGTCTACAAGCCCGACAG AACCGTTGAGGCCATCGAGGTTTTCGGCAGCGACGATGACACCCACCCCGGTGTCAAGCATCtcttcaacaacaccaacgaCTTCTACGTCGGTGGTaagctcgaggccatccagCGCCTTGCCCACTACGACTTCTTGGACCTCAGAT ACACTCCTGCCGAGTTGAGACTGCACTTTGAGAAGCTCGGCTGGAACAAGGTTGTCGCTTTCCAGACCCGCAACCCCATGCACCGCGCTCACAGAGAGCTCACGGTCCGCGCCGCCCGATCTCAACAAGCCAATGTCCTCATCCaccccgtcgtcggcctgaCCAAGCCCGGTGACATCGACCACTTCACCCGTGTCCGAGTCTAcaaggccctcctccccagaTACCCCAACGGTATGGCCGCCCTGGCCCTGCTGCCCCTGGCCATGCGCATGGGTGGTCCTCGCGAGGCCATTTGGCacgccatcatccgcaaGAACCACGGCGCGACCCACTTCATTGTCGGCCGTGACCACGCCGGCCCTGGTAAGAACAAGAACGGCAAGGACCACTACGGCCCGTACGACGCGCAGGTCGCCGTCCAGAAGTACTCTGACGAGCTCGGCATTACCATGGTCGAGTTCCAGGAGATGATCTACATCCCCGACCGCGACGAGTACCAGCCCGCCAACGAGATCGCCCCCGGCACCCACACGGCCAACATCTCGGGCACCGAGCTGCGCAACCGCCTCAAGACGGGCAAGGAGATCCCCGCCTGGTTCTCATACcccgaggtcgtcaaggtccTGCGCGAGCAGAACCCCCTGCCGGCCCAGAAGGGTTTCACTATCTTCCTCACCGGCTACCAGAACAGCGGAAAGGACCAGATCGCCAAGGCGCTCCAAGTCACGCTCaaccagggcggcggccgctcCGTCTCCTTGCTCCTTGGTGAGACGGTCCGCCATGAGCTGTCCTCTGAGCTCGGCTTCAGCCGCGAAGACCGCGACAAGAACGTCGCGCGCATTGCCTTTGTCGCGTCCGAATTGACgcgtgccggcgccgccgtcatcgcgGCCCCCATCGCTCCCTATGACGATGCCCGCAAGCAAGCgcgcgagctcgtcgagaagtcgggtcccttcttcctcgtccatgtcgccaCCCCTCTCGAGTATgccgagaagacggacaAGCGCGGCATCTACCAGAAGGCGCGCGCTGGCGAGATCAAGGGCTtcaccggcgtcgacgaccccTACGAGGCGCccgccaaggccgacctTGTCGTCAATGTCGAGAAGCAGACGGTCCGCTCCATTGTCCACCAGATCGTGCTGCTCCTTGAGAGCCAGGGTCTCCTGGACCGTTTGTAA
- a CDS encoding Putative aspartate-semialdehyde dehydrogenase, semialdehyde dehydrogenase, NAD-binding protein yields MGEFPVKKCGVLGCTGSVGQRFILLLSQHPYLKLVAVGASSRSAGKKYRDAVRWKQASPMGAVADLVVRECKASEFSDCDVVFSGLDSDVAGEIEMEFLKANLAVFSNAKNYRRDPLVPLVVPTVNLPHLDLIPHQRKHHGLEKGFLVCNSNCAVIGLVIPFAALQAAFGPVDQVSVVTMQAVSGAGYPGVSSMDMIDNVVPFISGEEDKLETEAQKILGTITSDLTAFEDQADLKVSASCNRVPVLDGHTACVSLRFARRPAPSAEDVKKALREYVSDAQRLGCPSAPESPIVVFDEPDRPQPRLDRDLGRGYSVSVGRVREDESGIFDLKFVALSHNTVIGAAGSSILNAEAAVLKGFV; encoded by the exons ATGGGCGAATTCCCGGTAAAGAAGTGCG GCGTCCTCGGGTGCaccggctccgtcggccAGCGCTTTATCCTTCTGCTCTCGCAGCACCCGTACctcaagctcgtcgccgtcggcgcctcCTCCCGCTCGGCCGGCAAGAAATACCGCGACGCCGTGCGGTGGAAGCAGGCCTCACCCATGGGCGCCGtggccgacctcgtcgtgcGTGAGTGCAAGGCTTCCGAGTTCAGCGACTGCGACGTCGTCTTTAGCGGTCTGGACTCGGACGTTGCTGGCGAAATTG AGATGGAATTCCTCAAAGCCAAcctggccgtcttctccaacgcCAAGAACTACCGCCGCGACCCCCTCGTCCCCCTCGTTGTCCCTACCGTCAACTTGCCTCACCTCGACCTTATCCCCCACCAGCGCAAGCACCACGGTCTCGAGAAGGGCTTTCTCGTCTGCAACTCCAACtgcgccgtcatcggcctcgtcatcccCTTCGCCGCTCTCCAGGCCGCCTTCGGCCCCGTCGACCAGGTTTCTGTCGTCACCATGCAGGCCGTTTCTGGCGCGGGCTACCCCGGCGTTTCCTCCATGGACATGATCGATAACGTCGTGCCTTTCATctcgggcgaggaggacaagctcgagaccgaggcccAGAAGATCCTCGGCACCATTACCTCGGACCTCACCGCCTTCGAGGACCAGGCCGATCTCAAGGTCAGCGCCTCGTGCAACCGCGtccccgtcctcgacggccatACTGCCTGTGTCTCGCTCAGGTTCGCTCGCCGTCCGGCCCCTTCGGCTGAGGACGTCAAGAAGGCCCTGCGCGAGTACGTCTCCGACGCTCAGCGCCTCGGCTGCCCCTCAGCTCCCGAGAGCCCtatcgtcgtcttcgacgagCCCGACCGCCCTCAGCCCCGCCTCGACCGCGACCTCGGTCGCGGCTACAGCGTTAGCGTCGGCCGCGtgcgcgaggacgagagcgGCATCTTCGACCTCAAGTTCGTCGCCCTCAGCCACAAtaccgtcatcggcgccgctggctcctccatcctcaatgccgaggccgccgttcTCAAGGGCTTTGTCTAG
- a CDS encoding Putative ML-like domain, transient receptor potential channel Flc/Pkd2, with translation MARLRSPASLAAAIIILCAFLTTTMAATETVYITGQDKDGNTKELAVNRRPGLYTGDFGDCLGGQSLFNITKFDAAYYADNMTVQFHLDGTTNIRNESLMMHINVEAYGETRFEMNFNPCMANIASLCPLNASNPITAFAEFRLTPAQIDGIPSIALDIPDFEGSARVQIFANSSQTQIGCFQAVMRNGNSFSHPAAISSILGVFTVAAILASFATAIYGVSIPHMRTHYAHSLSVLVIFETFQTIFFSGALSVNWPSVLPAWWSNFGWAAGMIYSEKMVSSIDGFAGVTGNASQVGGAGSAVISTGGGLIQQIYGRSLDTLSAPSNTMPINTLIQRAVREYNTSNPYEYYWAGHPVSPGMPMPGKWIGFAGDLSALGIPAADAFTLGLIWWLVVIGLVVVSIAVFKFTLDILVGVKLLNQDRFLYFRNHLGGYLAAGILRTLLISFFPLMTLALFQFNIRAPAGPTAVAAVVFILLLVGVGGIVAYACFFRLRSGKYKMGPDTIMFEQGKLFGSVPAVATTRASKIGEEETTAKRYGSMPFFKIQFIDDDPNRTSVHQDEAYIKRFGWLSARYRRTRWWFFSCWLSYQFIRACFIGGGARSPLAQVYGLFVFEIIAFIVFVKLTPFEGQRNTSLAIWMLGITKVATAGFSIAFLPDFAIGRIMSTVFGIIIIVVQGFLVVAVLILVVLGLVSSWMSLYRNRENFPEKLDTTRIRYYEHVQARATDLPPPPKPEPQEPQEPPQPYFSVNSVRRTRKIEDDDEDEVGDIIRPQNASVIQFAPGTNTRRSRTNSVSSRYSVGSLPRRARPHRTSWSSADFAEWDADQSASSLAHRSSFGHQRNGSWRQVSHSDSKPNLGRSANNSPVPERAASTNELRRLMTPTEEVPEENVMTPGEMVGLERTSDKANAVAISPINETDEKYHETKGDASPIEEKTHK, from the exons ATGGCTCGGCTACGAAGTCCAGCATCGCTGGCCGCGGCCATAATCATCTTGTGCGCCTTCCTCACGACAACTATGGCAGCTACCGAAACTGTCTACATTACTGGACAAGACAAAGACGGCAATACCAAAGAGCTCGCCGTCAACCGAAGGCCAGGCCTCTACACCGGTGATTTTGGCGATTGTCTCGGAGGACAGAGCTTGTTCAACATCACCAAATTCGATGCCGCCTATTATGCCGACAACATGACGGTTCAGTTTCACCTGGACGGAACCACCAACATTAGGAACGAGTCTTTGATGA TGCATATCAATGTCGAAGCTT ACGGCGAGACGAGATTCGAGATGAACTTTAATCCATGCATGGCAAATATTGCTAG TCTGTGCCCTTTGAACGCCAGCAATCCCATCACTGCATTTGCCGAGTTCAGACTCACACCGGCACAAATCGACGGCATTCCATCCATTGCTCTCGACATTCCCGATTTCGAAGGTTCCGCCCGGGTTCAGATATTTGCAAATTCCAGTCAAACTCAGATCGGCTGTTTCCAAGCCGTCATGCGCAACGGCAATAGCTTTTCCCACCCGGCGGCCATATCATCGATACTAGGTGTTTTCACTGTGGCCGCCATTCTGGCCTCTTTCGCCACTGCGATATACGGCGTCAGCATCCCTCATATGAGAACACACTACGCCCATTCGTTGTCAGTCCTGGTCATTTTTGAGACGTTCCAGACCATCTTCTTCTCAGGCGCTCTGTCTGTCAACTGGCCCAGTGTTCTGCCTGCATGGTGGAGCAATTTTGGTTGGGCAGCTGGCATGATATACAGCGAGAAAATGGTGAGCTCGATCGACGGATTCGCTGGCGTCACTGGTAATGCCAGTCAAGTAGGCGGTGCGGGATCTGCCGTTATCAGCACTGGCGGTGGCCTTATACAGCAAATTTACGGCCGCTCACTCGACACTTTGTCCGCCCCCAGCAATACCATGCCCATCAACACCCTCATCCAGCGAGCAGTTCGGGAATACAACACGAGCAATCCGTACGAATATTACTGGGCAGGTCACCCCGTCTCCCCAGGAATGCCTATGCCTGGCAAATGGATTGGCTTTGCTGGTGACCTGTCAGCCCTGGGTATCCCGGCCGCTGATGCTTTCACTCTGGGTCTCATTTGGTGGTTGGTTGTTATCGGACTGGTTGTCGTCTCCATCGCTGTCTTTAAATTCACCCTGGACATACTGGTTGGGGTGAAGTTGCTGAACCAGGATCGCTTTCTCTACTTTCGCAACCACCTTGGCGGATACCTGGCGGCAGGGATTCTTCGAACCCTTCTCATATCTTTCTTCCCCCTGATGACTCTAGCGTTGTTCCAGTTCAACATCCGCGCGCCAGCCGGCCCGACGGCTGTTGCAGCGGTGGTTTTCATCCTGTTGCTGGTGGGCGTTGGAGGCATTGTAGCATATGCCTGCTTCTTCCGCCTCCGCTCTGGGAAATACAAAATGGGACCCGATACGATCATGTTCGAGCAGGGCAAGCTTTTCGGCTCCGTTCCAGCGGTTGCCACAACGCGTGCTAGCAAGAttggagaggaggaaacgaCCGCCAAACGCTACGGATCCATGCCGTTTTTCAAGATTCAATTTATCGACGACGATCCCAACCGAACGAGTGTCCACCAAGACGAGGCTTACATCAAGAGGTTTGGCTGGCTCTCGGCTCGGTATCGCCGCACAAGGTGGTGGTTCTTTTCGTGTTGGCTCAGCTACCAGTTCATCCGCGCTTGTTTCATCGGTGGCGGTGCCCGAAGTCCACTCGCTCAAGTATACGGGCTCTTCGTTTTCGAGATCATCGCTTTTATCGTATTCGTCAAATTGACCCCATTCGAGGGTCAAAGAAATACGTCTTTGGCGATCTGGATGCTGGGCATTACCAAGGTTGCTACGGCTGGGTTTTCCATTGCCTTCCTGCCCGATTTCGCCATCGGTCGCATCATGTCAACGGTCTTTGGTATAATCATCATCGTTGTTCAGGGatttctcgtcgtcgcggttCTGATTCTTGTCGTCCTGGGCCTCGTATCGTCGTGGATGTCACTCTACCGGAATCGCGAGAATTTCCCCGAAAAGCTGGACACCACCCGCATCAGGTACTACGAACATGTACAAGCCAGAGCCACTGACCTTCCCCCGCCGCCAAAGCCTGAGCCGCAGGAGCCTCAGGAACCGCCGCAGCCGTACTTTTCGGTCAACAGCGTCCGCCGGACACGCAAGattgaggatgacgacgaggacgaagttGGAGACATCATCCGTCCGCAAAATGCCTCGGTGATTCAGTTTGCTCCAGGAACCAATACCCGACGAAGCCGGACGAATAGTGTCAGTTCGCGTTATTCGGTTGGTAGCTTGCCGCGCCGCGCCAGACCGCACCGAACCTCCTGGAGCTCAGCCGATTTCGCTGAGTGGGATGCCGATCAATCCGCGTCATCGCTCGCGCACCGCAGCAGTTTCGGTCACCAGCGCAACGGCTCGTGGAGGCAGGTTTCGCACTCCGATTCGAAGCCTAATTTGGGTCGCTCTGCCAACAACTCGCCGGTCCCTGAGCGGGCAGCATCGACCAACGAATTGCGCCGCCTCATGACCCCAACAGAGGAGGTTCCAGAGGAGAACGTTATGACGCCTGGTGAAATGGTCGGTCTCGAAAGAACCAGCGACAAGGCCAATGCTGTGGCCATTTCGCCAATCaacgagacggacgagaagTACCACGAAACCAAGGGCGATGCCTCGCCCATCGAAGAGAAGACACATAAATAA
- a CDS encoding Putative methyl-CpG binding protein MeCP2/MBD4 — MSSKDRDVDLDVDRPPRDKTDKSEKKASRSKSERSSRPDREKGDREHRSHRVSSRSSRSKMADGSGLGSDLNSHSHRRHRTREERDRDRERDRGHDRSASMTDLVPEMSRTSLTGPASTDRISMPYPTFSKAHSKEAVRGSREDVSESAVGPTRRNDPFTPEATDLGGSELKRSMSVEHSDKQRKVSSKKESRPPSPPETDLSGKRRSGTPEESSKKMREERSSSRLSGDSSKRDREDRPSSRLSGISRSGSRADDKSRLSFKSKTSSQATYVKSPAFPPGVQESLNIKPSASRSSSKRSSSSKKSRRPEYYDGDSSPESLQDSSPRTPTQAPPFPPPFAVHDKPPGPPQVYPENDITPSATPMTDMGPPTDPPPPPPPPPPPPVDVQEAPRVDYLLQNGGLIQPIPKTFLSVLPRQNGARPSNPPLVGPQTLFAPFFNLLDQYNSVLNRNGSVAVATGHRSVARRLLDRLENVFSRELPEHGCTCVVCERGPDIQHRGLGWGEVLEWVSGRIDLPQWPPFDLASLGSKAAEVSAELPPRPDSPVKIDPDIAEEFREHYLRQSKKVRGAVDKWLNTCGETAAPPPQDVDDETLTFAILTNLDPEDQPYFNAILVGSNHPKPATRAPTPLHRARPDLLVRTGLALQRLYRLTQVPRDAEVAMYLVKNPHTHDLLVTMSDINTQEWEILTSGRFDGFLWSGADGDDGSTPTAESRGATPASNYVPSRPSTMSPGVRGTPGFPGSRNTTPFSAYSRGATPASFVSNASSAAANRQAVSRDEEMEMAVLAEVEREIYQGMEALEDAFEALHLKAEVVRTGLRNRGAGLMHSLQSRRRIDVLPIPGSGNSQSSGYERPSWAQGDYDANSDSEWGGDDFELAPDDSASNISSSRHRRPKRRTERRTPAPIEEDEEEN; from the coding sequence ATGTCTTCTAAAGACCgtgacgtcgacctcgacgttgATCGGCCCCCGCGCGACAAGACCGATAagtcggagaagaaggcctcgAGAAGCAAGTCGGAGCGCAGTAGCAGACCCGATAGAGAAAAGGGCGACAGAGAGCACCGCTCCCACCGCGTGAGCTCGCGCTCCTCTAGATCCAAGATGGCAGACGGCAGCGGCCTCGGAAGTGACCTCAATTCCCACTCtcaccgtcgccaccgcACCCGCGAAGAACGAGACCGCGATCGAGAGAGGGACCGCGGCCACGACCGCTCCGCCTCCATGACCGACCTTGTCCCCGAAATGTCTCGCACCTCGCTCACCGGCCCGGCCTCGACTGACCGCATCTCGATGCCCTACCCGACCTTCAGCAAGGCGCATAGCAAAGAGGCCGTCCGCGGCAGTCGCGAGGATGTGTCCGAGTCGGCCGTGGGCCCCACGAGGAGGAACGACCCCTTCACGCCCGAGGCAACGGAcctgggcggcagcgaaCTCAAGCGATCCATGAGCGTCGAGCATTCCGACAAGCAGCGCAAGGTTTCGTCCAAGAAGGAGTCGAGGCCCCCTAGCCCGCCCGAAACCGACTTGTCGGGTAAGAGACGCTCAGGCACCCCTGAGGAGTCGTCTAAGAAAATGCGCGAGGAACGCTCAAGCTCGAGGCTCAGCGGAGACTCGTCCAAGAGAGACCGGGAGGATAGGCCAAGCTCGCGCCTTAGCGGCATCTCACGATCGGGCTCCAGAGCAGACGACAAGTCTCGGCTGAGCTTCAAATCCAAGACGAGTAGCCAGGCTACCTACGTCAAGTCGCCGGCGTTCCCCCCTGGTGTGCAGGAGAGTTTAAACATCAAGCCGAGCGCTTCCAGATCCTCTTCGAAGCGGAGTTCGTCGAGCAAGAAGAGCCGGAGACCGGAGTACTACGACGGTGACTCGTCCCCCGAGAGCCTCCAGGATTCGTCTCCCAGAACCCCGACACAGGCGCCACCCTTCCCGCCACCCTTCGCTGTGCATGACAAGCCCCCAGGGCCTCCTCAGGTTTACCCCGAGAACGACATCACTCCGTCCGCAACACCAATGACCGATATGGGTCCCCCGAccgaccctcctcccccgccgccgccgccgccgccgccacccgtTGACGTCCAGGAAGCACCGCGCGTCGACTATCTTTTGCAAAATGGCGGACTCATACAACCGATTCCCAAGACATTTCTCTCCGTCCTGCCCCGGCAAAATGGCGCCAGGCCATCTAACCCACCCCTGGTTGGCCCGCAGACTTTGTTCGCGCCATTTTTCAACCTTTTGGACCAGTATAATTCGGTCCTCAACCGTAACGGTTCCGTGGCAGTCGCGACCGGTCACCGATCAGTAGCTCGGCGTCTGCTGGACCGTCTTGAAAACGTGTTCTCGAGAGAGCTCCCCGAGCACGGATGCACCTGTGTGGTCTGCGAACGGGGTCCCGATATTCAGCATCGCGGTTTGGGCTGGGGGGAAGTTCTTGAATGGGTCAGCGGTCGTATCGATCTTCCCCAGTGGCCGCCGTTCGACCTGGCAAGCTTGGGGTCCAAGGCTGCGGAGGTGTCCGCGGAGTTGCCACCCCGGCCCGACTCGCCGGTCAAGATCGATCCTGACATCGCCGAGGAATTTCGCGAGCACTATCTCAGACAGTCTAAGAAGGTTAGGGGGGCTGTGGATAAGTGGCTCAACACTTGCGGTGaaacggcggcgccaccgcctcAGGACGTAGATGACGAGACTCTGACGTTTGCCATACTGACGAACTTGGACCCTGAAGACCAACCCTACTTCAATGCCATACTTGTGGGTTCCAACCATCCCAAGCCCGCAACAAGAGCACCAACGCCGTTGCACCGCGCGCGCCCTGACCTCCTCGTCAGGACAGGGTTAGCTCTGCAACGTCTCTACCGGTTGACGCAAGTGCCGCgagacgccgaggtcgccatgTACCTCGTCAAGAACCCTCACACCCACGACCTTCTCGTCACAATGTCCGATATCAACACGCAAGAATGGGAAATCTTGACTTCTGGCAGGTTCGACGGTTTCCTCTGGTCCGGagccgatggcgacgatggttCTACTCCCACAGCTGAATCGCGCGGCGCCACCCCCGCGAGCAACTACGTCCCCTCTAGACCTTCTACGATGAGCCCGGGCGTTCGAGGAACGCCAGGCTTCCCAGGATCTCGCAATACGACGCCGTTCTCGGCCTACTCCCGCGGCGCCACTCCGGCGTCTTTCGTTAGCAACGCgtcgtccgcggcggcgaaTCGTCAAGCAGTATCacgggacgaggagatggagatggccgtcCTCGCAGAGGTGGAGCGGGAGATTTATCAGGGCATGGAAGCGCTAGAAGATGCCTTTGAGGCGCTCCACCTCAAGGCTGAAGTCGTCCGGACGGGCTTGCGCAaccgcggcgccggtctGATGCACAGCCTCCAGAGCCGCCGGCGCATCGACGTCCTCCCTATCCCGGGCTCCGGTAACTCGCAATCATCGGGCTACGAGCGCCCTAGTTGGGCGCAGGGCGATTACGACGccaacagcgacagcgagTGGGGAGGCGACGATTTTGAGCTCGCCCCAGACGACTCGGCGAGCAACATCAGCAGCTCGCGGCACCGACGGCCCAAGAGGCGGACCGAgaggaggacgccggcgccgatagaggaggatgaagaggaaaacTGA
- a CDS encoding Putative sugar transporter, major facilitator transporter Str1/Tri12, MFS transporter superfamily — protein MAAASFSADPVDVARNQSEGGAREHNRQDANTDVSNLPGNVESLIHLDGTARQIEPQIRGHPEHWSNRTFVFIMVFCCLLGMGGFCKQPVGVSVCTLVISFTLSSNHVNTELRLPENDHQLSTMWLLGSSIGFLLVGRLSDLYGRRWFIFCASFLGAIGSILGWFGSSIGVHFAANICNGIAAAAQISFAFVVGELVPAEVRALYFPATLLAPCVAAFVLPAVTPTASLDNTTAWRRNYCLGTICAFFSAWVYLWCYFPPSYRQLNVAGGSMLQMVKSVDIIGIFFFIFGCVLTLFGLSCIGPAYQWGRYEVVGMLLGGGTSFLVFIIHEVFFCKTSALLPPKLFRNRHYVALVNNAAFASMTYSVVYVFWPTIVGKVFDENPDAISNAIAWQEAILGGSLWYGMALAGTFLSLFHLAKSICLISASVAMIVLGCLGGMQLDELIQITVLIALLCVAIGFIENVAITGVTYVWDAQDIGLAFGVLGCLCSLGCAFAQVGFASILD, from the exons ATGGCAGCCGCTTCATTCTCGGCAGACCCTGTCGATGTGGCAAGAAACCagagcgagggcggcgcaCGCGAGCACAACCGCCAAGATGCAAACACGGACGTCAGCAACTTACCTGGCAATGTTGAATCACTGATACATTTGGATGGGACAGCCCGTCAGATTGAACCCCAGATCCGTGGCCATCCCGAACATTGGTCCAACAGGACTttcgtcttcatcatggTG TTTTGCTGCTTGCTCGGGATGGGTGGCTTTTGCAAACAGCCGGTAGGTGTCTCAGTCTGCACTCTCGTCATATCATTTACCCTGAGCAGTAACCATGTCAACACGGAACTGCGTCTACCGGAAAATGACCATCAATTGTCCACCATGTGGTTGTTGGGCAGTTCCATTGGGTTCCTGCTAGTCGGTCGACTTTCGGATTTATATGGACGCAGGTGGTTCATTTTCTGCGCCTCCTTTCTCGGGGCCATCGGCAGCATCCTTGGCTGGTTTGGCAGCAGTATTGGGGTTCATTTCGCAGCCAATATTTGCAATGGTattgcagcagcagcccaaATCTCATTCGCCTTCGTGGTCGGAGAGCTCGTCCCGGCCGAAGTCAGGGCGCTCTACTTCCCTGCCACACTCCTGGCTCCCTGTGTCGCCGCTTTTGTCCTCCCTGCCGTTACACCAACCGCTTCGCTCGATAACACTACAGCATGGCGTCGGAACTACTGCTTAGGTACCATCTGTGCATTCTTCTCTGCATGGGTATACCTTTGGTGTTACTTCCCACCGTCGTACAGACAGCTCAACGTCGCCGGAGGATCCATGCTCCAGATGGTCAAAAGCGTGgacatcatcggcatctttttcttcatcttcggcTGCGTTTTAACGCTGTTTGGACTCTCTTGTATAGGGCCTGCGTACCAATGGGGAAGATACGAGGTGGTCGGTATGCTACTCGGCGGCGGTACATCTTTTTTGGTATTCATCATCCATG AAGTGTTCTTTTGCAAGACGTCGGCCCTGTTGCCTCCAAAGCTGTTCAGAAATCGCCACTACGTTGCCCTTGTCAACAATGCTGCCTTCGCTTCCATGACGTATTCGGTTGTCTATGTCTTCTGGCCAACCATCGTAGGGAAAGTCTTTGATGAGAACCCGGATGCCATCTCGAACGCCATTGCTTGGCAAGAGGCCATTCTGGGCGGCTCGCTCTGGTACGGCATGGCTCTCGCAGGCACCTTTCTAAGTTTGTTTCACCTAGCTAAATCAATATGCCTTATTTCGGCATCTGTGGCCATGATTGTGCTGGGCTGCTTGGGCGGCATGCAATTGGATGAACTGATCCAAATCACAGTATTAATAGCCTTGTTGTGCGTAG CCATTGGTTTCATCGAGAATGTTGCGATTACAGGCGTGACATATGTCTGGGACGCACAGGACATTGGGCTGGCTTTCGGCGTTCTTGGTTGCCTGTGTAGCCTGGGCTGTGCTTTCGCCCAGGTCGGGTTCGCTTCTATCTTGGACTAG